From Sinorhizobium sp. B11:
ACCTTGACCTTCAAATCCTGTGTTTCATCCGAGCGAACGACATATGCAATGCTCTCGGGTTCACATACGCAACCCAGTCCGTGCGCGCTAATGCGCCCGCGAGTAAGGGCAAACTCGGCGCGACCTTCATCGAAATCTATTGAGCCTGGATTGAAGTGCACGGTCCCGACAAGGATAAACCCCTCTGCAGTACGCTGAGCAGCCGAAAAATCGGGAAATACAACATCGGTCTCTGCCAGAGCTTCTCTGCTGATCTCTCCATATTCCGTCTTCTTCCAGAACATTTCCCGCCCTCGCGCTTCCGCAGCTATCCGTAATTTACTATTTTTTCTCGGATCGAGCGAGGTATGTTGTATTAAATATCGAAAACCGCTCCATCTGAGTCGTCTCCTCCCCATATTTTCTGTACGCCTGAAACTACATTTAGATTTCTGTATAAAATTCCACACTTTAGTCGCGCATATATAAATACAGAACTTCGTCATACACTTGGAGAAACCAGATAGACCATCGACACTATTTGGATTTTCTCTCAAAACGTTCTGTGGTCAGCAAAGATTTTGTGTCTATCAGGCGATCTGCACCTTGGATAACGAGGCGATCGCCAGGATCACCCAGTCCGCGAAGAAGTATGTCGGCAACTGGCAGCGCTTTGCGCGGGATCTCGAGCGGATCGATTGATAGTCGACCGCGGGAAGATCTGACAGCGCGGCCGTTTTCAGTCGGTCGTTGCCGCGAGAATCCTGCCGCCCCTCGGCTCCTGGACGATGACGGCGCTCTTGAGGTCGCCGGCCGTAGCCGGGATCGGCAGCTTCAGCATCTTGCCGTCCCAGGTGCCGAGACGCGTCAACTCGTGCACGACATGAGCGTGCGGCAATGTCTCGCCGGCATTCTCGCCTCTGGCGACCGGAACCTGCACGGTGCCCGGAGCGTAGCGGACGAGCCAGACGTTGGCCGCGGCAGCGCGGCCCTTCGCAGCGTCGATGACAGCCACGTTCGGGGCCAGCGCGATCCCGGGGCCTGACAGTGCGGGCTCGGACGCGATCACGCGCCGGATCTGGTTGAGATCATAGCCGACGGTCGACTGGTGGCCGTTGACCACCATCTGCGGCGTGAAAGGGCCGGAT
This genomic window contains:
- a CDS encoding DUF1223 domain-containing protein, translated to MTYSAPFNLAIIAAIFGLGSTSQASAGQSPAVVELFTSQGCSSCPPANANLVRLSNDPDVLALSFSVTYWDYLGWKDIFGKKEFTDRQVTYEPALGQSGPFTPQMVVNGHQSTVGYDLNQIRRVIASEPALSGPGIALAPNVAVIDAAKGRAAAANVWLVRYAPGTVQVPVARGENAGETLPHAHVVHELTRLGTWDGKMLKLPIPATAGDLKSAVIVQEPRGGRILAATTD